The Aminipila terrae nucleotide sequence AATTACAGGGTTTGCAGGCTCTGTTTCCGATGCCTTCTCCTTAACGGAGAAGTTTGAAAAAAAGCTTGAAGAGCATTCAGGCAATTTAAAAAAAGCGGCGGTGGCTTTAGCCCAGATGTGGCGTTCAGACAAAGCTATGAGAAACCTGGAAGCTTTAATGATTGCGGTGGATAAAGAGAATATGCTTCTTATATCTGGGAATGGTGAAGTAATTGAACCTGATCAGGATTTTATAGCTATTGGATCAGGTGGAAATTATGCTTATGCTGCAGCGAATGCACTATTTAACCACACAGAGATGAATGCAGAACAGATTGTCAGAGAATCATTAAAAATAGCATCTTCTATTTGCGTTTATACAAACGATAACATTTCTGTTGAAAAACTGTAGGAGGGAGTAAAAAATGGGAGAATTATACAATATGACGCCAAAACAGATTGTGGCGGAACTTGATAAATATATAATTGGGCAGGATGATGCAAAGAAATCTGTAGCGATTGCCTTAAGAAACCGTTACAGGAGAAGTCTTCTTCCGGATGAAATGAGAGAAGAAATTACTCCTAAAAACATTTTAATGATTGGGCCTACAGGCTGTGGTAAAACTGAGATAGCCAGAAGGCTTGCAAAGCTTATGGATGCCCCTTTTGTAAAAGTTGAGGCGACAAAATTTACTGAAGTAGGCTATGTGGGAAGAGATGTAGATTCAATGGTAAGGGACTTGGTTGAAGCCTCTATCCGAATAACAAAACAGAAAAGATTACAGGAAAAATATTCAATAGCAGAAGAAATAGCAGAAGAAAAAATTATTGAGGCTATTATTCCGGGAAAGAAAAAAACTGTTTCATCCGGTACAAATAATTTAAAAACACCCTTTGATTTCATCTTAGGTGGTGGGTATCAGCAGACCCAGAGACCTCAGCTTGAACAAGAGGACAAGGATACCGGTAATACAGATAAAAGTGATATAGAGCTGGCAAGAGAACAGGTAAGGCAGCAGTTCAGAGATGGTATGCTGGAAGAGCAATACATTGAGATACAGGTTAATGAAGTGCCTAAAAATAATTCATTAGACCTGGGAAATGAAGGCATGAGCATTGCTATCGGAAATATCTTTGGGGATATGATGCCACCCAAGAAGAAAAAGAAAAAAGTTAAAGTAAAGGATGCAAAAAAGATTTTAAGAGAACAGGAAGCACAGAATCTG carries:
- the hslU gene encoding ATP-dependent protease ATPase subunit HslU, producing the protein MGELYNMTPKQIVAELDKYIIGQDDAKKSVAIALRNRYRRSLLPDEMREEITPKNILMIGPTGCGKTEIARRLAKLMDAPFVKVEATKFTEVGYVGRDVDSMVRDLVEASIRITKQKRLQEKYSIAEEIAEEKIIEAIIPGKKKTVSSGTNNLKTPFDFILGGGYQQTQRPQLEQEDKDTGNTDKSDIELAREQVRQQFRDGMLEEQYIEIQVNEVPKNNSLDLGNEGMSIAIGNIFGDMMPPKKKKKKVKVKDAKKILREQEAQNLIDMDQVTEEALEIAEQNGIIFIDEIDKIASGSSYKSGADVSREGVQRDILPIVEGSVVNTKYGPVKTDHVLFIGAGAFHTSKPTDLIPELQGRFPIRVELENLTKDSFVKILTIPENALLKQHKMLLETEGIKITFTDDSVEEIATMAFLMNEQTENIGARRLHTIMEKLLEDISFNIPEMEQEEIVIDKSYVKEKFVEKIHEDDIDKFIL
- the hslV gene encoding ATP-dependent protease subunit HslV encodes the protein MIQFHATTIVAVRRGENDICIGGDGQVTMGETTVMKHKAKKVRKIYKNSVITGFAGSVSDAFSLTEKFEKKLEEHSGNLKKAAVALAQMWRSDKAMRNLEALMIAVDKENMLLISGNGEVIEPDQDFIAIGSGGNYAYAAANALFNHTEMNAEQIVRESLKIASSICVYTNDNISVEKL